A genomic segment from Nocardiopsis sp. Huas11 encodes:
- a CDS encoding ATP-binding protein yields MLRISDGRVSPRNPFVGDRPLGERDRHLFFGRTAETAALLTAWRGHRLTVLHGQCGVGKTSLLRAALAPALADAGAHVLPVATLSFDPAFPTAVLPEQNAYTRALVAAWDPVAFPSHSPGTSVADFLRSRAATDRHGAPRPLYAALDQTEVLFRADRPGRRRFMEELLAAAETTTGLRLLLTTRTEHLDGLRRLIDKYEIDHAELPLAALAPDTAAEAARRTLAGAGTRYGPAAVERLVEEARAPDTAAVAERAGTGTVDPALLQVVGRILCEHGPGEGLDVDAGLTAHLARVVRAVAAEHLVPPDVPHAWLRRVVAAGGAGVAVPEHGHPGEALTRGLVHSLQDRHLVVAGGDGYVLRHPRLGRPLMRLFSHAGPEMEPWTLEELLRLARACHTRGEDDLAREHADRALRPAPRGFPRARALLTSLQGDLAFVRGDHPAAAGHYAGAADLFEAQGDSAAVARALVAQARSHLELGHRSQALGGLTSAANRVHGDPSLSTGLGQALWRAGQGALAREVLDGVFVGAGATTEARRTRAEVMAARARE; encoded by the coding sequence ATGTTACGAATCTCCGATGGGCGAGTCTCCCCCCGCAACCCCTTCGTGGGCGACCGGCCCCTCGGTGAACGTGACCGCCACCTCTTCTTCGGCCGCACCGCGGAGACCGCCGCGCTGCTCACCGCCTGGCGCGGCCACCGGTTGACCGTCCTGCACGGCCAGTGCGGCGTGGGCAAGACGTCCCTGCTCAGGGCCGCCCTGGCGCCCGCGCTCGCCGACGCCGGCGCCCACGTCCTGCCCGTGGCCACGCTGAGCTTCGATCCGGCCTTTCCCACCGCGGTCCTGCCCGAGCAGAACGCCTACACCCGCGCCCTGGTCGCCGCCTGGGACCCGGTCGCCTTCCCCAGCCACAGCCCGGGGACCTCGGTCGCCGACTTCCTGCGCTCCCGTGCCGCCACCGACCGCCACGGCGCCCCCCGCCCCCTGTACGCGGCCCTGGACCAGACCGAGGTCCTCTTCCGCGCGGACCGCCCCGGCCGCCGGCGGTTCATGGAGGAGCTCCTGGCCGCCGCGGAGACCACCACCGGACTGCGCCTACTGCTCACCACCCGCACCGAGCACCTCGACGGACTGCGCCGCCTCATCGACAAGTACGAGATCGACCACGCCGAGCTGCCCCTGGCGGCCCTGGCCCCGGACACCGCGGCCGAGGCCGCTCGGCGCACCCTGGCCGGAGCCGGCACCCGCTACGGGCCCGCGGCGGTCGAGCGGCTGGTCGAGGAGGCGCGAGCCCCGGACACCGCCGCGGTGGCCGAGAGGGCCGGGACCGGCACGGTGGACCCCGCCCTGCTCCAGGTCGTCGGGCGGATCCTGTGCGAACACGGCCCCGGAGAGGGACTCGACGTCGACGCGGGCCTGACCGCCCACCTCGCCCGGGTGGTGCGGGCGGTCGCGGCCGAGCACCTGGTCCCTCCGGACGTGCCCCATGCCTGGCTCCGGCGCGTGGTGGCCGCGGGCGGCGCGGGCGTGGCCGTGCCCGAGCACGGCCACCCGGGCGAGGCGCTCACCCGCGGACTCGTGCACTCCCTCCAGGACCGCCACCTGGTGGTGGCCGGCGGCGACGGCTACGTGTTGCGCCATCCCCGCCTCGGCCGCCCCCTGATGCGGCTGTTCTCCCACGCGGGGCCGGAGATGGAGCCCTGGACCCTGGAGGAGCTCCTCCGGCTCGCCCGCGCCTGCCACACCCGCGGCGAGGACGACCTGGCCCGCGAGCACGCAGACCGGGCGCTGCGACCCGCCCCGCGCGGGTTCCCCCGGGCCCGCGCCCTGCTGACCTCGCTCCAGGGCGACCTGGCGTTCGTGCGCGGCGACCACCCGGCCGCGGCCGGACACTACGCCGGGGCCGCCGACCTCTTCGAGGCGCAGGGGGACAGCGCCGCCGTGGCCCGGGCCCTGGTCGCCCAGGCACGCAGCCATCTGGAACTCGGCCATCGGTCCCAGGCCCTGGGCGGCCTCACCTCCGCCGCCAACCGCGTCCACGGCGACCCCAGCCTCAGCACCGGCCTCGGGCAGGCGCTGTGGCGCGCCGGGCAGGGGGCGCTGGCGCGCGAGGTGCTGGACGGGGTGTTCGTCGGAGCGGGGGCCACCACCGAGGCCAGGCGCACCCGCGCCGAGGTGATGGCCGCGCGCGCGAGGGAGTGA
- a CDS encoding MFS transporter, with product MSTRRGGWRLHFGLLWAGGALSSLGSITLGLAFPLLALHQTGSPVVAGCVAAMGMVPRTLLHIPIGLLVDRGDPRTVMIAGLAVRVVCVLGLVGPVLWLDAPVALLGAAAAVHGVCATCHATAATTAVPYLIPHEELTGAAAKNEARGHAAQLAGRPLGGGLFGLAHALPAVCDAVVSLVALVLALRLPRIRPDRAAAGRTRLLHDLALGFTQLGRDRFLLLTAVACTVTNALFQMIWLVILMLATQEGLSPLLLGVVLAASGAGGLIGSLVAPFTVSRRSPATMVTLCLWGWAAVTLLLAATDHSDVARLLVVLPLTWSGVGFVGAHINVTVLTYHSQNVPPEVLGRVTSTLRFFTGAALPVGVVSGGFLLDALGVRGTTLAVTGVIVALAVLFTVLTPPPPSLLRRLVRSPHSRARPAPGRASPRSGAAARPTRAGPGPPPPRDLSPSARE from the coding sequence GTGAGCACCCGGCGCGGCGGATGGCGGCTGCACTTCGGCCTGCTGTGGGCCGGCGGCGCCCTCTCCAGCCTCGGCTCCATCACGCTCGGCCTGGCCTTTCCCCTGCTGGCCCTGCACCAGACGGGGTCGCCGGTCGTCGCCGGGTGCGTCGCCGCCATGGGCATGGTGCCGCGCACCCTGCTGCACATCCCGATCGGCCTGCTGGTCGACCGCGGCGACCCCCGCACCGTCATGATCGCCGGCCTGGCCGTCCGCGTCGTGTGCGTGCTGGGCCTGGTCGGCCCGGTCCTGTGGCTGGACGCGCCCGTGGCCCTGCTGGGCGCGGCCGCGGCGGTCCACGGCGTGTGCGCCACCTGCCACGCGACCGCGGCCACCACGGCCGTGCCCTATCTGATCCCGCACGAGGAGCTGACCGGCGCGGCCGCCAAGAACGAGGCGCGCGGCCACGCCGCCCAGCTCGCCGGGCGCCCCCTGGGCGGCGGCCTGTTCGGCCTGGCCCACGCGCTGCCCGCCGTGTGCGACGCCGTGGTCTCGCTCGTGGCCCTGGTCCTGGCGCTCCGGCTGCCCCGGATCCGCCCCGACCGGGCCGCCGCGGGCCGGACCCGCCTGCTGCACGACCTCGCCCTGGGCTTCACCCAGCTGGGCCGGGACCGCTTCCTGCTGCTCACCGCCGTGGCCTGCACGGTCACCAACGCCCTCTTCCAGATGATCTGGCTGGTCATCCTCATGCTCGCCACCCAGGAGGGGTTGTCACCCCTGCTGCTGGGGGTCGTGCTGGCGGCCAGCGGGGCGGGCGGCCTGATCGGCTCCCTGGTCGCCCCGTTCACCGTCAGCCGGCGCAGCCCCGCCACCATGGTCACGCTGTGCCTGTGGGGGTGGGCGGCCGTCACCCTCCTGCTGGCCGCGACCGACCACTCCGACGTGGCGCGGCTGCTGGTCGTGCTGCCTCTGACCTGGTCGGGGGTCGGGTTCGTGGGGGCGCACATCAACGTCACCGTGCTCACCTACCACAGCCAGAACGTGCCCCCCGAGGTCCTGGGGCGGGTGACCAGCACCCTGCGCTTCTTCACCGGGGCCGCCCTGCCCGTGGGAGTCGTGTCGGGCGGCTTCCTGCTGGACGCGCTCGGCGTGCGGGGCACCACCCTGGCCGTCACCGGGGTGATCGTCGCCCTGGCGGTGCTCTTCACCGTCCTCACGCCGCCTCCGCCGTCCCTCCTGCGGCGCCTGGTCCGGTCTCCTCACTCCAGGGCACGGCCAGCACCGGGAAGAGCGTCTCCTCGATCCGGCGCAGCCGCGCGTCCAACTCGCGCTGGACCCGGGCCGCCTCCTCCACGGGACCTGTCGCCGTCTGCCCGTGAATGA